One window of Trifolium pratense cultivar HEN17-A07 linkage group LG5, ARS_RC_1.1, whole genome shotgun sequence genomic DNA carries:
- the LOC123883472 gene encoding homeobox-leucine zipper protein ATHB-12-like has translation MLDIENMEYGQYSYSTEAGEEETYTTSSTSSMRKKKNKNPKRFSDEQIKSLETMFETESRLEPRKKLQLARELGLQPRQVAIWFQNKRARWKSKQLEREYNKLQSSYNNLASKFESMKKERQTLLIQLQKLNDLIQKPIEQSQSSSQVKEANSMESESGNGGTIKCEAEVKPSTSIERSEHVPDVLSDDDTSIKVEYFGMENEPSLMNFAEHADGSLTSPEDWSAFESNDLLGQSSCDYQWWDFWS, from the exons ATGTTAGACATAGAAAATATGGAATATGGTCAATATAGTTATTCAACAGAAGCTGGAGAGGAAGAAACTTATACAACTAGTAGCACAAGTTCcatgagaaagaagaaaaacaagaatCCAAAGAGGTTTAGTGATGAACAAATCAAATCATTGGAAACTATGTTTGAGACTGAATCAAGACTTGAACCTAGAAAGAAGTTGCAATTGGCAAGAGAACTTGGATTGCAACCAAGACAAGTTGCTATTTGGTTTCAAAATAAGAGAGCTAGATGGAAATCAAAGCAACTTGAAAGAGAATACAATAAACTTCAAAGTAGTTACAACAATTTGGCTTCAAAGTTTGAATCAATGAAGAAGGAAAGACAAACATTGCTAATACAG TTGCAGAAGCTGAATGATCTAATACAAAAGCCAATAGAGCAAAGTCAAAGTAGTTCACAAGTTAAAGAAGCAAACAGCATGGAAAGTGAATCAGGAAATGGAGGAACAATCAAATGTGAGGCTGAGGTGAAACCAAGTACTTCAATAGAAAGATCAGAACATGTTCCTGATGTTCTTTCAGATGATGACACAAGCATAAAAGTTGAATACTTTGGAATGGAAAATGAACCAAGCCTAATGAATTTTGCTGAACATGCTGATGGTTCCTTAACATCACCAGAAGATTGGAGTGCTTTTGAATCAAATGATCTATTAGGACAATCAAGTTGTGATTATCAATGGTGGGACTTTTGGTCTTGA
- the LOC123886393 gene encoding zinc finger BED domain-containing protein RICESLEEPER 2-like encodes MFPQGAFDKLEDEDIAYREFFDDDDSPPSNFDWENVRAFVKFLKYFYDATKVFSVSTQASLHTAFPHLATIFIELKKSAMNLNGCFATVAKDMLQKYNKYWGNISNMNQLIYFGVILDPRFKLRYVEWCFEDMYENESDVKKKLLESINSNISKMHDCYTSRNSASSVVEVDSHVQTAAGAETTSQLARENAFQNHLKVIDSVIVETKLQGYLKAKNIEFVEKFDILSWWKNKAGDYPIMFQMVRDIMPTPVSTVAFESAFSNGGRVLEVYRSSLQPDMAEVLICTQNWLRPSFYQFKAMEFDEEYEICEDVLNGLVGSSAGSGQPSSSQSQPSCCV; translated from the exons ATGTTTCCACAAGGTGCCTTTGATAAGCTTGAAGATGAAGATATAGCGTATAGGGAAttctttgatgatgatgattcacCCCCCTCTAACTTTGATTGGGAAAATGTTAGGGCATTTGTGAAATTTTTGAAGTACTTTTATGACGCAACAAAAGTGTTTTCAGTGTCAACCCAAGCAAGTTTGCACACAGCTTTCCCCCATTTGGCGACAATTttcattgaattaaaaaaatcagcCATGAACCTCAATGGTTGTTTTGCTACCGTGGCTAAGGACATGCTGCAAAAGTACAACAAATATTGGGGTAATATAAGTAACATGAATCAGcttatttattttggtgttaTTTTAGATCCTCGGTTTAAGTTAAGATATGTGGAGTGGTGTTTTGAAGACATGTATGAAAATGAGTCTGATGTCAAGAAAAAACTGTTAGAATCCATCAATAGTAATATATCCAAAATGCATGATTGTTACACATCTAGGAATTCAGCTTCTAGTGTTGTAGAGGTTGATTCCCATGTTCAAACAGCAGCTGGTGCTGAAACAACCTCCCAATTGGCTAGAGAAAATGCTTTTCAAAACCATCTAAAGGTCATTGATTCAGTCATTGTAGAAACTAAACTTCAGGGTTATCTCAAagcaaaaaatattgaatttgtagAAAAATTTGACATTCTTTCTTGGTGGAAAAACAAAGCTGGTGATTACCCAATTATGTTCCAAATGGTTAGAGATATCATGCCTACTCCGGTTTCTACCGTGGCTTTTGAGAGTGCTTTCAGCAACGGTGGGAGGGTTTTAGAGGTCTATCGAAGCTCGCTCCAACCGGATATGGCTGAGGTTCTAATATGTACACAAAACTGGTTGAGACCATCCTTTTACCAATTCAAAGCCATGGAATTCGACGAGGAGTATGAAATTTGTGAAGATGTATTAAATG GATTGGTTGGAAGTTCAGCCGGAAGTGGGCAACCTTCCTCCTCTCAATCACAGCCTTCTTGCTGTGTTTGA